The bacterium region CACATTGTTCCAGTCGGAACCGACGTAACGTTATCGAACGTCGCATTGACCCAAGAAGCTTCCACCCCGGCAGTTTTATTCAAACGACCGTAGGGGAACATCACATTTCCGATGCCGCCGGAACCGGTATTGTACCACGAAGTGACCATCGCGAATTGCCAGGTATTGCTGGTAACTTCGCCAAAGCCGAACCGGTAGTACTTGAGCGTACCAGCCACCGCGCCGGAGATGCTATCGGACATCGCAGTGCGCCAGTACACTCGGCCGCCGGAAACGCTGTCGGAATACGCATAGTTAAAGCGAACAGTACCTGCACCGTAATTGATTACGTGGAGTTTTACCCACTTGTAGGCATCGAATTGTAAAACATACGATACGGAGTCATATCCGGTGATTGCGTGTGTAATTGGATTGTAACTTGCCCACGTATCGCCAATACCGTAAGTAGAATCGTTTACATCAGAACGCCATGTCCAACCGGTGGTGTCGTGGTTAGTCAGCGTCATTGCGGCGGCTAACTGTGCGACCGTATAGCCCTTACTACCGGAGATTCCCCCATTCACCCGAAATGACGGCAACTGACCGGATGCGGAACGCATAAAGGCGATATCCCAAACCGAGGCGGAGTCGCCGGTTTCCAAATTGAGATAGACTGGCGCGTCTTTGATGTTTTTCGTGTACAATGAATTGGCAGGCGTTGGTGTGATTGGATCGTCGTCGTCTGTTTGGCAACCGCTCAAGGCAATCGCTACCATCAACCCAGCCAGTAAGGCTAACCTTACGAGTTTCATTCTTTCCTCCCTGTTTCCCCAAAGCCGTTGAAACTATTCCATTTCGCCGGCATGAATGATGCAACAAAGGGTTGCATCGAAATCCGTAGGACAGACCAAAGAAAAGTCTGTCCAATTCTCAAGTGTCGTCCAAATCCGGGCCTGATGAATCAAGCCCCTACAAAAGGGTGACCCAGAGGGTTTGCCCTTACTTTGCGAAGTTGTAATTCAGTGCGATAAAGACCTTTTTCCCGATGTAGGGGCCATAAAGGTCGTTGGTTTCGTCCAGCAGGTTAGTCCCCCCTGCAGTGACAGCAAATTCTTTCCAGTTGTTCATAAGTAGTGCGCCATTGAGTGTTATGGTCGCATCAAAAATCGGTTTCGTTGAGAATTTCTCGAATTCGTTGGTATAGTCGCCAAGCAATAAGTCAAAGCGTTGGACATACCGTTCGGAAACTCGCGCCCGTAGCGATCCAGTAATCCGGTTGGTTAACGCTTTTCCTTCGATCCGGACATTACCGCTGTGCCGGGGGTGGGGCAGGAAGTTTTCACTCTCCCGGTCGTACGATTCCATCCATTGATAGCCGGCGGAGGCTGAGAGATACTGTGACATATACCATTTCCATGTCGTCTCAAATCCGCGGGAATAACTCGAACCGATATTACGGTAACTAAGGATACTGGGACGTACCGAGTAATCGTCGATTTGATCACGGAAGTCATTCCAGAAACCATTCACAGTCCACAACAATTTTCGCTTGTACAACATCTCATAACCGAGATTGTATCCAACCGATGTCTCCGGTTTCAAATCGGGGTTGCCGTACGCTTCGTATCCGACTGCCGGATGCGGGAACGTGAGATACAGTTCCACCCAACTTGGTGCCCGGAATCCTCTGCCGACACTACCGCGAATTTTTAGCCAATCACTCGGTGTATACATCGCAGAAATTTTCGGAGAGAAAAAATCGCCAAAGGTTTCATTACGGTCGAAGCGGGCGCCAACGATTGTTGTTAGCTCCTCAGCCCATCTTCGTTCGGATTGGGCGAACACTGACCACTGAAAAACTTCCTGTCCTTTTCCCCAACTGATGCGGGCAGCGCTGTAGGTCGATTTTTGCGCCGCGACTCCGAAATTCGCTTCGTACCCGGCGCTGAATTGCCGCCAATAATCGAATTCCGCCGAAGAGGTTGTTTCGTTTGTTTCGTTGGATTGGGTTTCATCGTGGTATCCGCTGCGCCGTACATATACGTCGTACTTCCGGTCGTACTTCGAATAGCGAATTTTGAATGCACCTTCTGCCCACGGTCGGTACCGAAATTTTATCGAGGGGCGAAAATCGGTGCGAACCAATTTGGTGACATAACGTAAATCGGGATTGCGCGATTCTTCTTTGTTATCGGTGTAGTTCGCATTCACTTCCCCTTTAATCCGGTCGTCATCGGAGAAGTAGCGGAATTTTCCACCCACATCATACCGGTCGTTTGCAATTAACGTGATGTAATCGCGGCGTTGGGTTTTCCCCTCATGCAGTGAAGAACCGTTTAATAACAGCGACCAGTTTGCCTGTTTTGTTCCATAAGAAGTGGCGAACTCATACATATCGTTGCTGCCACTTTTCGCTTCCGCGGCAAGCTCAATTGGTTTCTGCGCCGTCTTAGTAATCACATTGATTACACCACTCATCGCTTCGCTGCCATAGAGCGAGCTGCCGGGACCTTTCACAATTTCGATCCGGTCGATCCGATTGGTTGCGAGTGAGTTTAACTCGGTACGGTCGTCGAATTTTCCAACCACTGGTTCGCCATCGATTAACACCAAGAGATACTTCGGATCGGAACCCTGAATTTCCGCCGATTGTCCGCCAACACGCCCGGGTCGTAAATCGATACCTAAGCGATCCGAGATTGCACCGGCAACATCGACGGCGCCGCTCTCCTGAATCTCTTTTCCAGTTAGGACCATTGTCGGAACGGCGACTTCCTGATAAATGCGTTCGGTCTTAGTGGCAGTGACAACGATCTGATCGAGCTGTAAATAATTCCGGCGGGTATGAAGCCGCACATCAACCGCATTGCGATTGGTGACATCAACTCCGATGACCGATGACTCGAAACCAACGCAACTCGCCCTCAAGCGATAGCGACCCGGTTCGAGATTCGTTAGGGTGAACTTTCCATTTTCATCGGCAACCACACCGAGTTTGGTGCCGAGGATTTGCACCGAAGCATGGGGGAGAGCATCCTGTTCTTCGCCGGTGACGGTGCCGGAGATGGTGCGCGGAGTCGCGTAGAGAATCGTTGCACCGAGAATAAATGCAAGCGATATCGTGAGTAAACGAGTATGATGTATCACAAGTGGCAAGCCGAAGCGAATAAATGTTTCGCAAAACCCCAAAAACAGAGGACGTAACTAATTCATTTCAAGTGGTTAATATACCATACTTCATCAAGTAACGCAATGCCCGGAAAACTGTTTTATCCTAACCACTTAATAAATCACAAATTATGGTTTGTATTGCTTATTTACGCATATCTATGGATATAATTTAATATCGTTTGTATGTTTTAGTTCATTAGTAGTTTCCTCCGATGAAAGAAATTATTCGTTCGGTTACCGATGAATGAATGTTTTTTTATTGTTGAATTCTATACAGTTAGTGATTGAATCATATCGACAATACTTTTAAACTCGACTTTCAAGGTCCTATTCTATCTGTTATCTTATTGGCAACATTCTCTTGTTGTTTCTCAATTCAATAGTGAGGAATTGCATGACATCTATCGTCCTCCAAACCACCAATCTCGTCAAACGCTTCGGAGAAGTTACCGCTGTCGATGGATTATCGCTCGCTGTGCAGGAAGGTGAAGTGTTTGGATTTCTCGGTCCGAATGGCGCTGGAAAAACTACTTCGATCTCGATGATGTGCGGCTTGCTCGCGCCTGATTCCGGAACAGTGACCATTCGCGGCACTGCGATTCATAACGGCGACGATGTTCGCACCAAAGTTGGTGTATGTCCCCAATCGATTGTCATTTGGCCATTCCTCACCTGTATCGAACAACTCATTTTCATCGGTGAGATGTATGGATTATCGGCTACCGTTGCAAAAGCCCATGGTGAGATTTTACTTGAGACGCTCGGACTCTCTGAAAAGCGTAATAAATTAGCGAAGACCCTCTCCGGCGGGATGCAGCGACGGCTTAATCTACTACTTGCTTTAGTACACGATCCCGAACTGGTTGTATTGGATGAACCGGAAGCGGGACTCGATCCCCAGAGCCGGGTATTAGTACGAGAGTATATCCATTCGCTCGCCCGCAAAAAAACCATCATTCTCACCACTCATAACATGGATGAAGCGGAACGGGTTGCTGACCGGGTCGCAATCATCGATCACGGAAAATTGTTGGCAATGGACACCCCCGAACAGTTGAAACGACAATACGGGAAAGGCGATATCCTTGAACTCGATTGGATGTTTTTGAGCGAAGAACAACAAACAGCTATACGCAATGTCTTTGATGGAAAATTCTCGTTCGTGAGTCTCACCGGAAATCGTTTGGAAGTGCAGGAGCGCGACATCGCAACGAAGCTTCCGGCGATCTTGGAAGTCGCTTCTCATAATGGCGGTGCACCATCGCGAATCCAGTTGCGCGAAAATTCTCTTGAGGATGTATTCATCGCGATGACAGGAAGGGGGCTCCGCGAATGAAAATGTTATCGATTGCGAAGAAAGCGATTCGCGAACAACTTCGCCGCCCGGTGATTCTCATTTTAGTAATTATGACAGCGCCGTTGTTTGTGGGACTATATAAAGCAATGTCGGTCGCATGGACGATTACTTATGATGTTGGTATCGTTAATCTCGATAACGGAAACATCACCATCGATGGGCAACCCATGAACGGCGGCGCGGCAGCCATCGCGGCGTTACAGGCGGCGGCGAAAAGCGATAGTTCGCTTCATCTGAATATAGTTCCGGTTGCATCGCGGGAAGCTGGCATTCAAAAATTACAGGGAAGAAAACTCACTGCGCTGTTAACTTTTCCGGCGAATTTTTCCGAGCGAATCAATGAGCATCGTAATGGCGTCGCGCAACAGGCAGTACCCATCGAATTGAGTGGTGATCTCACCTATCAGAATTATCTCATTGCGACGGTTCTTGCGGGCACAATTGTCGATAAATTTGTTCAATACGCTACCGCCAAACCAAGTTTACTCGAGTGGCGTGAACAACCACTCGGCAATACTAACACTCGCACCGATTTTGAATTGTATGTCCCCGGTTTGCTCATCATGTCGGTCTCGATGTTGATTTTTCAAGCAGCAATGTTAGTAGCTCGAGAAATTGAACAAGGGACACTCCGGCGGTTACGGCTCTCACGGATGTCGGCGTTTCATTTTCTGGGTGGAATAACCTTGACCCAGCTTTTGCTCGGAGCCTTGGAAGTGGCGTTGACATTATATTTTGCGGTGCTATTGGGATTCCGGACGCAAGGTTCAGTACCACTCGCGATTGCGATTGGAACAATCACAGCATTGTCGACAATCGGGGTGGGACTCATCGTCGCTTGTTTCTCGAAAACCGAGACTGATGCCTTCATATTGGCAAATTTTCCCCTTTTCCTGATGATGTTCTTTACCGGAGCAATGTTCCCACTTCCGAAAGCGGCTCTCATCACAATCGCCGGGTATCCGATTGGTTTCACCGACCTCTTACCACAAACCCATGGTGTTATCGCATTGAACAAAGTGTTCAATCTTGGTTTGTCGTTCGAAAATGTACTCCCGGAGTTTATTGCGATTACCGTACTGGCATTGCTCTACTTTTTTGTTGGCGTCGGGATTTTCCAACGGAGGCAGTTGCGGGGGTAGGAAGAATTTCGATTCTCGAACCGTATAGTCGCTATCCGTTTCATTTCCTTTCAGATTTGTTTACTTTGCGCCCTTACAACGGAAAGGAAACACTACGATGCAACGGATAATTACCGCAATTATTTGTTTTTCATTACTGTCACCGATGGTATGGGCGCAGCATGGCACACCGGCTTCGACATCAACTTCGATCAAGGCTTTCGAGAAGG contains the following coding sequences:
- a CDS encoding ABC transporter ATP-binding protein, with amino-acid sequence MTSIVLQTTNLVKRFGEVTAVDGLSLAVQEGEVFGFLGPNGAGKTTSISMMCGLLAPDSGTVTIRGTAIHNGDDVRTKVGVCPQSIVIWPFLTCIEQLIFIGEMYGLSATVAKAHGEILLETLGLSEKRNKLAKTLSGGMQRRLNLLLALVHDPELVVLDEPEAGLDPQSRVLVREYIHSLARKKTIILTTHNMDEAERVADRVAIIDHGKLLAMDTPEQLKRQYGKGDILELDWMFLSEEQQTAIRNVFDGKFSFVSLTGNRLEVQERDIATKLPAILEVASHNGGAPSRIQLRENSLEDVFIAMTGRGLRE
- a CDS encoding TonB-dependent receptor; its protein translation is MIHHTRLLTISLAFILGATILYATPRTISGTVTGEEQDALPHASVQILGTKLGVVADENGKFTLTNLEPGRYRLRASCVGFESSVIGVDVTNRNAVDVRLHTRRNYLQLDQIVVTATKTERIYQEVAVPTMVLTGKEIQESGAVDVAGAISDRLGIDLRPGRVGGQSAEIQGSDPKYLLVLIDGEPVVGKFDDRTELNSLATNRIDRIEIVKGPGSSLYGSEAMSGVINVITKTAQKPIELAAEAKSGSNDMYEFATSYGTKQANWSLLLNGSSLHEGKTQRRDYITLIANDRYDVGGKFRYFSDDDRIKGEVNANYTDNKEESRNPDLRYVTKLVRTDFRPSIKFRYRPWAEGAFKIRYSKYDRKYDVYVRRSGYHDETQSNETNETTSSAEFDYWRQFSAGYEANFGVAAQKSTYSAARISWGKGQEVFQWSVFAQSERRWAEELTTIVGARFDRNETFGDFFSPKISAMYTPSDWLKIRGSVGRGFRAPSWVELYLTFPHPAVGYEAYGNPDLKPETSVGYNLGYEMLYKRKLLWTVNGFWNDFRDQIDDYSVRPSILSYRNIGSSYSRGFETTWKWYMSQYLSASAGYQWMESYDRESENFLPHPRHSGNVRIEGKALTNRITGSLRARVSERYVQRFDLLLGDYTNEFEKFSTKPIFDATITLNGALLMNNWKEFAVTAGGTNLLDETNDLYGPYIGKKVFIALNYNFAK
- a CDS encoding ABC transporter permease; its protein translation is MKMLSIAKKAIREQLRRPVILILVIMTAPLFVGLYKAMSVAWTITYDVGIVNLDNGNITIDGQPMNGGAAAIAALQAAAKSDSSLHLNIVPVASREAGIQKLQGRKLTALLTFPANFSERINEHRNGVAQQAVPIELSGDLTYQNYLIATVLAGTIVDKFVQYATAKPSLLEWREQPLGNTNTRTDFELYVPGLLIMSVSMLIFQAAMLVAREIEQGTLRRLRLSRMSAFHFLGGITLTQLLLGALEVALTLYFAVLLGFRTQGSVPLAIAIGTITALSTIGVGLIVACFSKTETDAFILANFPLFLMMFFTGAMFPLPKAALITIAGYPIGFTDLLPQTHGVIALNKVFNLGLSFENVLPEFIAITVLALLYFFVGVGIFQRRQLRG